In Sulfitobacter albidus, the following proteins share a genomic window:
- a CDS encoding excalibur calcium-binding domain-containing protein, producing the protein MKLRFLTGLCAVAALAACQPSQPDDTRFGVGFDQTFDAQRVNRETALTNGTRVPAAPGVSAQPLPPAGSAEATAAQTTAVLAQTSPNAAATAANSGVPPLQASPSNPAPAVVDGATGISRENNFDAVSNQRSIESDAARIAAARAQYQVIQPQALPERTDAGPNIVAYALQTSHPVGTQIYKRFSFNAAGKYNRNCGQFRSQDRAQILFLESGGPEKDPKGMDPDGDGYACTWDPSIYRNVSG; encoded by the coding sequence ATGAAACTCCGTTTTCTGACAGGCCTTTGTGCCGTTGCGGCCCTTGCGGCCTGCCAGCCTTCGCAGCCGGACGATACCCGCTTTGGCGTAGGATTCGATCAGACGTTCGACGCGCAGCGTGTCAACCGCGAGACCGCCCTGACAAACGGGACACGCGTCCCCGCGGCGCCGGGTGTGAGTGCGCAACCGCTGCCGCCCGCAGGGTCGGCGGAGGCAACGGCGGCACAGACAACCGCCGTTCTGGCGCAGACATCGCCCAATGCGGCAGCGACGGCGGCGAATTCAGGCGTGCCGCCCTTGCAAGCGAGCCCGAGCAACCCGGCCCCTGCCGTTGTGGATGGCGCCACGGGGATCAGCCGCGAGAACAATTTTGACGCGGTGTCCAACCAGCGCAGCATCGAAAGCGATGCGGCGCGGATCGCCGCCGCCCGTGCGCAATATCAGGTGATCCAGCCACAGGCATTGCCGGAGCGCACCGACGCGGGCCCCAATATCGTGGCCTACGCCCTGCAAACCTCCCATCCAGTGGGCACGCAGATCTACAAGCGCTTCAGCTTCAACGCGGCGGGCAAATATAACCGCAACTGCGGCCAGTTCCGCAGCCAGGACCGCGCGCAGATCCTGTTTCTGGAAAGCGGCGGGCCCGAGAAGGATCCAAAGGGGATGGACCCCGACGGTGACGGCTATGCCTGCACCTGGGATCCGAGCATCTACCGCAACGTCTCGGGGTGA
- a CDS encoding N-acetylmuramoyl-L-alanine amidase — translation MNGAVWHPSPNFGPRRDGGRPELIVLHYTAMQSCGAARDRLCDPSAEVSAHYLIDTDGTVLHLVDEAQRAWHAGAGEWAGRGDINSRSIGIELDNDGATPFAEAQMRALEPLMHGIMQRWDIPAFGVIGHSDMAPGRKVDPGPLFDWPWLEAAGLARARGVDPGPRDATPEMFRQVAVAAGYTAPCSDADLLQAVRLRYRAGAEGPLCPQDFTPLGHAALWT, via the coding sequence GTGAACGGGGCCGTCTGGCATCCCTCCCCGAACTTCGGCCCCCGTCGCGATGGCGGACGGCCCGAGCTGATCGTCCTGCACTACACCGCGATGCAGAGTTGTGGGGCGGCGCGGGATCGTTTGTGTGATCCGTCGGCGGAGGTTTCCGCGCATTATCTGATTGATACGGATGGCACCGTTCTGCACCTCGTGGATGAGGCGCAGCGCGCTTGGCACGCAGGCGCGGGAGAATGGGCGGGGCGCGGTGACATCAATTCACGCTCGATCGGGATTGAGCTGGACAACGATGGGGCGACCCCTTTTGCCGAGGCGCAGATGCGGGCGCTTGAGCCGCTCATGCACGGGATCATGCAGCGGTGGGACATCCCGGCCTTCGGTGTCATCGGTCACTCCGACATGGCGCCGGGGCGCAAGGTGGACCCTGGCCCGCTGTTCGACTGGCCCTGGCTAGAGGCGGCGGGACTGGCGCGCGCGCGGGGCGTGGATCCGGGACCACGCGATGCGACGCCTGAGATGTTTCGTCAGGTCGCTGTCGCTGCGGGCTACACCGCGCCGTGCAGCGACGCGGATCTTCTGCAGGCGGTGCGGCTGCGCTACCGGGCCGGCGCGGAGGGGCCGCTTTGCCCGCAGGATTTCACGCCGCTGGGGCACGCGGCTCTCTGGACTTGA